Proteins co-encoded in one Aerococcaceae bacterium DSM 111021 genomic window:
- a CDS encoding diacylglycerol kinase family protein: MAFHEGNSNFIESVYHALQGVIETVKVEKNIKTHLVITAFVIIAGFLFNISLVEWLSIVICIGLVLGMELLNTSIEHTVDLASQMQYHNLAKKAKDASAGAVLIVAIMSVVIGMIIFIPKIWKILYID; this comes from the coding sequence ATGGCTTTTCACGAGGGCAATAGCAATTTTATAGAATCTGTGTACCATGCTCTTCAGGGTGTGATAGAGACAGTTAAAGTAGAGAAAAATATCAAAACTCACTTAGTCATTACGGCGTTTGTAATTATTGCTGGATTTCTATTTAATATAAGTTTAGTCGAATGGTTGAGTATTGTAATCTGTATCGGCTTAGTTTTAGGGATGGAATTACTAAATACATCCATAGAACATACAGTTGACTTGGCAAGCCAAATGCAATATCATAATCTAGCAAAAAAAGCGAAAGATGCATCAGCCGGTGCAGTTTTAATTGTAGCAATCATGTCTGTTGTAATAGGTATGATTATATTTATACCCAAAATATGGAAGATATTATATATCGATTAA
- the glyQ gene encoding glycine--tRNA ligase subunit alpha, which translates to MAKTIQEMILTLQQFWAEQGCLILQSYDTEKGAGTMSPYTFLRAIGPEPWNAAYVEPSRRPADGRYGENPNRLYQHHQFQVVMKPSPTNIQELYLDSLVALGIDPLAHDIRFVEDNWENPSLGCAGLGWEVWIDGMEITQFTYFQQVGGLKVDPVTSELTYGLERLAMYILDVDNVYDLEWAPGVKYGEIFKQPELEHSTYSFDVSNTEMLFTQFNAFEQEALNLIEKSLSHPAYDYILKCSHTFNLLDARGVISQSDRAGYLGRIRKMARSVAQAFVNEREALGFPLLKKDKA; encoded by the coding sequence ATGGCAAAGACAATTCAAGAAATGATTTTAACATTACAACAATTTTGGGCAGAGCAAGGGTGTTTAATCCTACAAAGCTATGATACAGAAAAAGGGGCAGGTACAATGAGCCCGTATACTTTTTTACGAGCAATAGGACCAGAACCGTGGAATGCTGCTTATGTTGAACCTTCAAGACGTCCAGCTGATGGACGTTACGGCGAAAACCCTAATCGTTTGTACCAACATCACCAATTTCAAGTTGTAATGAAACCTTCACCAACGAATATTCAGGAGCTGTATTTGGACAGCTTAGTTGCATTAGGAATTGATCCTTTAGCACATGATATTCGTTTTGTAGAGGATAACTGGGAGAATCCTTCATTAGGATGTGCTGGACTTGGATGGGAAGTTTGGATTGATGGGATGGAAATTACTCAATTTACATACTTTCAACAAGTAGGTGGGCTTAAAGTGGATCCAGTTACGAGTGAATTAACGTACGGTTTAGAACGTTTAGCAATGTATATTCTAGATGTAGACAACGTCTATGATTTAGAATGGGCACCAGGTGTAAAATATGGAGAGATATTTAAACAGCCGGAGCTAGAACATTCGACATACTCTTTCGATGTGAGTAATACAGAAATGTTATTCACACAATTCAATGCGTTTGAACAAGAAGCATTGAATTTAATTGAGAAAAGTCTATCACATCCAGCTTATGATTATATTCTAAAGTGCTCTCATACGTTTAATTTACTTGATGCACGTGGAGTCATTTCTCAATCTGATCGCGCTGGTTATTTAGGTAGAATTAGAAAAATGGCACGTTCAGTTGCTCAAGCTTTTGTTAATGAGCGAGAAGCACTTGGTTTTCCACTGTTGAAAAAAGATAAAGCGTAA
- a CDS encoding glycine--tRNA ligase subunit beta, which produces MTKDYLLEVGLEEIPARFLTELSDQLKNKVEQFLTDNRLTYDHAVAYSTPRRLAVIVKGISEQQEDISEKVKGPALRIAQDETGNWSKAAQGFVRGQKLSVDDIFVEQIKDEDYIFVEKHTKGLTANEVLENMANVLNALTFPVSMTWHSFHKNFIRPIHWIVSLLDNEVVPFKFINIEAGKISSGHRFLGNDTEIKSVDSYVEQLKDEFVIVDTAERKNTIRKQIEQIASDNNWIVPITDDLLEEVTALVEWPTAFYGQFEDEYLEIPQIVSITAMRDHQRYFYALDHKTDKLLPYFISVRNGDANHIENVVKGNKKVLRARLEDALFFYQEDMKHDLAYFSDKLATVKEHFKLGTLAEKQERVEKIVSKLAEEIDEPEAGSIAMEAAKIYKFDLMTQVVNEFDELQGQMGEIYATEFGVSADVAQTISQQYMPTSSGGELPNTLSGAMLAFADKFDTLLNYFNIGLIPTGSNDPYALRRQAMGMVEISEKYGWNFDMQEFVRVAIKDMNVTEEDLVESFIHFIKLRMQQFLEKESIDYDIIQAELHGHHANIHAGVNFARGVQKLKQESPEDYRNLVESLTRVVNLGAKENISGTFEENKAQTDSERKLLSMLKVDFIDNKEKTLEMFVKLSEPIEDYFNNNMVNDEDEAIRANRLATMKFITEKVLKFIDPRELNSKF; this is translated from the coding sequence ATGACAAAAGATTATTTATTAGAAGTTGGTCTGGAAGAAATTCCGGCTCGTTTTTTAACAGAGTTGAGTGATCAATTGAAAAACAAAGTTGAGCAGTTCTTAACTGATAACCGATTAACTTATGATCATGCAGTTGCTTACTCAACACCAAGAAGATTAGCTGTAATCGTTAAAGGGATTTCCGAACAACAAGAAGATATTTCTGAGAAGGTAAAAGGTCCAGCACTTCGAATTGCTCAAGACGAAACGGGCAATTGGAGTAAAGCTGCACAAGGTTTCGTTAGAGGACAAAAATTATCAGTAGATGATATTTTCGTTGAGCAAATTAAAGACGAAGACTATATCTTTGTTGAAAAACATACCAAAGGTTTAACAGCAAATGAAGTATTAGAAAACATGGCTAATGTCTTAAATGCTTTAACTTTCCCTGTAAGCATGACTTGGCACTCATTCCACAAAAACTTTATACGACCAATCCATTGGATTGTATCATTACTTGATAATGAAGTAGTTCCATTTAAATTTATTAATATTGAAGCTGGAAAAATATCATCCGGACATCGATTCTTAGGGAATGATACTGAAATCAAATCAGTTGACTCGTATGTGGAGCAATTAAAAGATGAGTTTGTAATCGTTGATACTGCTGAAAGAAAGAATACGATTAGAAAGCAGATTGAGCAAATTGCATCTGATAATAATTGGATTGTTCCAATAACTGATGATTTATTAGAAGAAGTAACTGCCTTGGTTGAATGGCCGACTGCTTTCTATGGACAGTTTGAAGACGAATACTTAGAAATTCCACAAATTGTCTCTATCACAGCAATGCGTGATCATCAAAGATACTTCTATGCATTAGACCATAAAACAGATAAATTATTACCATACTTTATTTCAGTACGAAATGGTGATGCAAATCATATTGAAAATGTTGTTAAAGGGAACAAAAAAGTTTTAAGAGCACGATTAGAAGATGCTTTATTCTTTTATCAAGAAGACATGAAACATGATCTAGCTTATTTTTCAGATAAATTGGCAACTGTTAAGGAACACTTTAAATTAGGTACGTTAGCAGAAAAGCAAGAACGTGTTGAAAAGATTGTAAGTAAATTAGCAGAAGAAATTGATGAACCTGAAGCAGGGTCAATTGCAATGGAAGCAGCTAAAATATATAAATTCGATTTAATGACACAAGTTGTCAACGAATTTGATGAGTTACAAGGTCAGATGGGTGAAATTTATGCGACAGAATTTGGTGTATCAGCTGATGTTGCACAAACGATTAGTCAACAATATATGCCAACTAGTAGCGGTGGAGAATTACCAAATACATTATCCGGTGCTATGCTTGCTTTTGCTGACAAGTTTGATACACTATTAAACTACTTTAACATTGGTTTAATCCCTACAGGATCAAATGATCCATATGCTCTTCGCCGTCAAGCAATGGGTATGGTAGAAATTAGTGAAAAGTATGGTTGGAACTTTGATATGCAAGAATTTGTAAGAGTAGCAATTAAAGATATGAATGTAACTGAAGAAGACTTAGTAGAATCATTTATTCACTTTATCAAATTACGTATGCAACAGTTTCTTGAGAAAGAATCAATTGATTATGATATCATTCAAGCAGAGCTTCACGGTCACCATGCGAACATTCATGCTGGTGTTAATTTTGCTCGTGGCGTTCAGAAGTTAAAACAAGAATCACCAGAAGATTATAGAAACTTAGTAGAATCATTAACCCGTGTTGTTAATTTAGGTGCTAAAGAAAATATTTCCGGCACTTTTGAGGAAAATAAAGCTCAAACTGATTCAGAACGTAAGCTATTATCAATGCTAAAAGTAGACTTTATTGATAATAAAGAGAAAACATTAGAAATGTTTGTTAAATTATCAGAACCAATTGAGGATTATTTTAATAACAATATGGTTAATGATGAAGATGAAGCAATTAGAGCAAACAGATTAGCTACTATGAAATTCATTACTGAAAAAGTATTGAAATTTATTGATCCGAGAGAATTAAATAGTAAATTTTAA
- the era gene encoding GTPase Era gives MKNKNFKSGFITIIGRPNVGKSTLLNRFVGQKVAIMSDKAQTTRNRIQGVVTDDESQIVFIDTPGIHKPKHALGDFMLKAAYSALKGVDGILVVVNAAEKIGPGDRLVIERVKQANIPVFLVINKIDLVTPDELLPIIESYRHEHDFDEVFPISASEGNNVDELIKGIKAIIPEGPQYYPADQVMDHPEYFIVAEFIREKILELTREEIPHSVAVQVESMKRNEDDKIEIQAVIIVERSSQKGIIIGSQGSMIKKVRQRARRDIETLLGDKVDLELWVKVQKNWRDRRAQLNDFGYRPDNY, from the coding sequence ATGAAAAATAAGAATTTTAAATCAGGTTTTATCACTATTATAGGTAGACCGAATGTAGGTAAATCTACATTACTAAATCGTTTTGTCGGACAAAAAGTTGCAATCATGTCGGATAAAGCTCAAACTACACGTAATCGAATCCAAGGTGTAGTAACAGATGACGAAAGCCAAATTGTATTCATCGATACACCAGGTATTCATAAACCTAAACATGCTCTAGGAGATTTCATGCTGAAAGCAGCATATAGCGCATTAAAAGGTGTAGATGGTATATTAGTCGTTGTGAATGCCGCTGAAAAGATTGGCCCCGGTGACCGTCTTGTAATTGAACGAGTGAAACAAGCGAACATTCCTGTTTTCTTAGTTATTAATAAGATAGATTTAGTAACTCCCGATGAATTATTACCAATTATTGAAAGTTACCGTCATGAACACGACTTTGATGAAGTTTTTCCAATTAGTGCATCTGAAGGTAATAACGTTGATGAATTAATTAAAGGAATTAAAGCAATTATACCTGAAGGGCCACAATACTATCCAGCTGATCAAGTAATGGATCATCCGGAATACTTTATCGTCGCTGAATTTATCCGAGAAAAGATATTAGAATTAACACGTGAAGAAATCCCTCATTCTGTTGCTGTACAAGTAGAAAGTATGAAACGTAATGAAGATGACAAAATTGAAATTCAAGCAGTTATTATCGTAGAGCGTAGTTCTCAAAAAGGAATCATTATTGGATCACAAGGTTCAATGATTAAGAAAGTTCGTCAACGTGCACGACGAGATATCGAAACTCTGCTAGGTGATAAAGTAGATCTGGAATTATGGGTGAAAGTTCAAAAAAATTGGCGTGATCGACGGGCTCAATTGAATGATTTTGGTTATCGACCAGACAATTATTAA
- the recO gene encoding DNA repair protein RecO: MNERFEGIVLFQRKHRENDALVKIFTKEFGTKMFFVKGLQKPNHRLTSQLVPLTVNYYIGNINDEGLSFLKEANTLEFHRQIQTDYLKQAYSSYVTQLVDAAINDNTPDLKLYTMFAKALELIDRNVSYEAIATSIEIKLLRYFGFDINFTHCRICATTVQPFDFSMRLQGVLCKKHFHEDNLRMHVSPKAMYIASRLDLASLQQIKTIKVSQETIQELRRLMDEIYKEFVGVNLKSKSYLNNLDTLSESMQNVIKKRNKSD, from the coding sequence TTGAATGAACGGTTTGAAGGCATCGTTTTGTTTCAAAGGAAGCATCGCGAAAATGATGCGCTCGTAAAGATATTTACAAAGGAATTTGGAACTAAAATGTTCTTCGTAAAAGGATTACAAAAACCAAATCATCGGCTAACAAGTCAACTTGTCCCACTCACTGTCAATTATTATATTGGAAATATTAATGATGAAGGTTTATCTTTTCTTAAAGAAGCAAATACTTTAGAATTTCATCGACAAATCCAAACTGATTATCTTAAACAAGCTTATTCTAGTTACGTGACACAATTGGTTGATGCAGCAATTAATGATAATACACCAGATCTTAAACTATATACTATGTTTGCTAAGGCATTAGAACTAATTGATAGGAACGTGTCTTACGAAGCGATTGCGACAAGCATTGAAATTAAATTATTACGTTATTTTGGCTTTGATATAAACTTCACTCACTGTCGAATATGTGCTACGACAGTGCAACCATTTGATTTTAGTATGAGATTGCAAGGTGTTCTTTGTAAAAAACATTTTCATGAAGATAATCTAAGGATGCACGTATCACCAAAAGCGATGTATATTGCAAGTCGTCTCGATCTTGCCAGTTTGCAACAAATTAAAACTATAAAGGTCAGTCAAGAAACGATTCAAGAGTTACGTCGTTTAATGGATGAAATTTATAAAGAATTTGTAGGAGTGAATTTAAAGAGTAAAAGTTATTTAAATAATTTGGATACTCTAAGTGAATCAATGCAAAATGTTATAAAAAAACGAAATAAATCTGATTGA
- the obgE gene encoding GTPase ObgE: MSTFLDHAKVEVRAGKGGDGMVAFRREKYVPDGGPAGGDGGRGGDVIFVVDEGLRTLMDFRYNRHFKAKNGENGMSKSKYGAGADDLIVKVPPGTILRDAETGQFIADLVENGQKFTVAKGGRGGRGNIRFATHKNPAPSIAENGEPGEEFELELELKVLADVALIGYPSVGKSTLLSIVSNAKPKIADYQFTTLVPNLGVVQLRNEQEFVVADMPGLIEGASEGVGLGIQFLRHIERTKIMLHVIDMGAVHGRDPFEDFTDIMDELEAYNERLLLRPMLIVANKMDEVIADENLQIFEDKLKEYYEERQLDVPEIHPISAWQNQGIESLLKKTASLVQNEEFIPLEEEEEVEEAYYTLNAEDEPFQVEKVEEGFYRITGSQIEKLFAMTNMAHDESIARFQRQMRGMGIDQALRDIGAQTGDIVELSTFQFEFMD; this comes from the coding sequence ATGTCAACATTTTTAGATCACGCTAAAGTAGAAGTAAGAGCGGGTAAAGGCGGAGATGGAATGGTCGCTTTCCGTAGAGAAAAATACGTACCAGATGGTGGACCAGCCGGCGGTGATGGAGGTCGAGGCGGGGATGTTATTTTCGTTGTAGACGAAGGATTAAGAACTCTAATGGATTTCCGTTATAATCGTCATTTTAAAGCCAAAAATGGTGAAAATGGTATGAGTAAAAGTAAGTATGGAGCAGGTGCAGACGATTTAATCGTTAAAGTTCCACCTGGAACCATTCTACGTGACGCTGAAACAGGACAATTTATAGCTGATTTAGTTGAAAATGGTCAAAAATTCACTGTTGCTAAAGGGGGTCGTGGAGGTCGTGGAAATATTCGTTTTGCGACACACAAAAACCCAGCACCTTCAATCGCAGAAAATGGTGAACCTGGTGAAGAATTTGAGTTAGAATTAGAGTTAAAAGTACTTGCTGATGTGGCATTAATCGGTTATCCAAGTGTTGGTAAATCAACATTATTATCGATAGTGAGTAATGCTAAACCCAAAATTGCAGATTATCAATTTACGACATTAGTGCCTAACTTAGGAGTTGTTCAATTAAGAAACGAACAAGAATTTGTTGTGGCTGATATGCCAGGTTTAATTGAAGGAGCATCAGAAGGGGTAGGACTTGGAATTCAGTTCTTACGTCATATAGAAAGAACAAAAATAATGTTACATGTAATTGATATGGGAGCTGTACATGGCCGAGACCCATTTGAAGATTTCACGGATATTATGGATGAACTTGAAGCATATAATGAAAGATTATTGCTAAGACCTATGTTAATTGTTGCTAATAAGATGGATGAAGTCATTGCGGATGAAAATCTACAAATATTCGAGGACAAACTAAAAGAGTATTATGAAGAACGCCAATTAGACGTTCCTGAGATACACCCTATTAGTGCTTGGCAAAATCAAGGTATAGAATCGTTATTGAAAAAAACAGCTTCACTAGTTCAAAATGAGGAATTTATTCCGCTAGAAGAAGAAGAAGAAGTTGAAGAAGCATACTATACATTGAATGCAGAAGATGAGCCATTCCAAGTTGAGAAAGTTGAAGAAGGCTTCTACCGTATTACAGGTTCTCAGATTGAAAAATTATTTGCCATGACCAATATGGCACATGATGAAAGTATCGCCCGTTTCCAAAGACAAATGCGTGGTATGGGAATTGATCAGGCTCTTCGTGATATTGGAGCTCAGACGGGAGATATTGTTGAGTTATCAACATTCCAGTTTGAGTTTATGGATTAG
- the ybeY gene encoding rRNA maturation RNase YbeY produces MIIDLIDEEGLLTESHTDMLNHIITQTAQKLKLSQGIEVDISIVSNEVIHELNKEYRGIDRPTDVLSFALEEDVDEAPNFNFDSFSDLEDGNVVSKHLGDIIISFEKTVEQAADYGHSVERELAFLAVHGFLHLNGYDHQTEEEEREMFSLQEEVLEENGFSRGQ; encoded by the coding sequence ATGATAATTGATTTAATAGACGAAGAAGGATTGTTGACTGAATCACATACAGACATGCTTAACCATATTATTACTCAAACAGCCCAAAAACTAAAGCTATCGCAAGGGATTGAAGTTGATATTTCAATTGTTTCAAATGAAGTCATTCATGAATTGAATAAAGAATATCGTGGTATTGATCGCCCAACGGATGTACTTAGTTTTGCATTAGAAGAAGATGTAGATGAGGCTCCCAACTTCAATTTTGATTCATTTTCTGATTTAGAAGATGGAAACGTAGTTTCAAAACATTTAGGGGATATCATTATTTCATTTGAAAAAACTGTGGAACAAGCTGCAGATTATGGTCATTCTGTTGAGAGAGAGCTTGCGTTTTTAGCCGTTCATGGCTTTTTACACCTTAATGGGTATGACCACCAGACTGAAGAAGAAGAAAGAGAGATGTTCTCGTTACAAGAAGAGGTGCTAGAGGAAAATGGCTTTTCACGAGGGCAATAG